In the genome of Augochlora pura isolate Apur16 chromosome 8, APUR_v2.2.1, whole genome shotgun sequence, one region contains:
- the LOC144474145 gene encoding nose resistant to fluoxetine protein 6, with protein MICYGKVLLLAAVCLMGCRGNPVATPSREVLIETMPLYTVLSNLNLLNTTQCRAEMQQTRDAIDANVLWAMRLLDTSGSPGDGFLIGNNFWSGSRLGCDFINDRRELPVSTRYKKNMSLFRDPELEYPPFDVRYYVARFTNNSTMQYHLGIMGEDKMVMGLCLPASCTVGELEQIIEKIFRERTLLAGHLYSADYKLIRVSNVVDDHQWLVSGQKILIILLLLLPVGLVVVGTVYDIMVYQKRLKKKRDFLTFENNNTAELKNDVEAKHEPEPENISLDEHKPQSMNEKLLMCFSAYSNAKQIFNYETTADSVPSLHGIKFLSMMWIIFVHTAYFSNNFMANTTLGVLYTDEFFLQVISNATYSVDTFLCVSGFLMGFIYLKVMRKEKPALSLGLCVMQVAMQTIKRFLRLTPAYMIMILVAILNFTYYSKTSTYEIVEQPDSSCTKYWWRNLLYINNLYSWDELCLSWSWYIANDMQYFLYGTILLILYSWRSYVALSLGGFTLLSCIVSNGYLIYVLDYVPSVDGMHRTLTEIYMRPWLRIGPFLVGMATAVILDKMDNKAQLTRRNLTIGWTLGILCNCSILFAGVERDLPVYASVIYGSMSRTFWGVGISWLTFACVTNNGGIVNKILSCKLMIPFSRLTFCAYLMNPFIISSLNLHNKYPHYFDILATGNAGIGVIVVTYICSAILSLVAEAPAINLLRILANPKRMK; from the exons ATGATCTGCTACGGGAAGGTGTTGCTGCTAGCAGCGGTCTGCTTGATGGGGTGTCGCGGGAACCCGGTCGCCACGCCGTCCCGCGAAGTCCTGATCGAGACCATGCCTCTTTACACGGTCCTGAGCAACCTGAACCTACTGAACACCACGCAGTGTCGGGCGGAGATGCAACAGACGCGGGACGCCATCGACGCTAACGTCCTATGGGCCATGAGAC TTTTGGATACCAGCGGGTCACCCGGTGACGGGTTTCTAATCGGGAACAACTTCTGGTCGGGAAGCAGGCTGGGCTGCGACTTCATCAACGACAGGAGGGAGCTGCCGGTGTCCACGAGGTATAAGAAGAATATGTCGTTGTTCCGGGACCCCGAGCTCGAGTATCCACCATTCGATGTGAGGTACTATGTCGCCAGGTTCACCAACAACAGCACGATGCAGTATCATTTGGGGATTATGGGCGAG GATAAAATGGTGATGGGACTGTGCTTGCCAGCCTCTTGCACCGTGGGCGAGTTAGAACAAATCATAGAGAAGATCTTCCGTGAAAGGACACTCCTAGCTGGGCACCTATACTCCGCGGACTATAAGTTGATTAGGGTATCCAATGTGGTGGACGATCATCAATGGCTCGTAAGCGGCCAGAAGATCTTAATCAT ACTTTTATTGTTGCTGCCCGTTGGCCTGGTCGTGGTCGGCACGGTGTACGACATAATGGTTTACCAAAAACGCttgaagaagaagagggaCTTCCTCACGTTCGAGAACAATAACACTGCCG AATTGAAGAACGACGTGGAAGCAAAACACGAGCCGGAGCCGGAGAACATCTCCTTGGACGAACACAAGCCGCAGAGCATGAATGAAAAGCTTCTCATGTGCTTCTCCGCGTACTCGAACGCGAAGCAGATTTTCAATTACGAAACTACAGCGGATTCGGTGCCATCGTTGCACGGTATCAAGTTCTTAAGCATGATGTGGATCATTTTCGTGCATACTGCATACTTCAGCAACAATTTCATGG caaaCACTACGTTGGGCGTGCTCTACACCGACGAGTTCTTCTTGCAAGTAATCAGCAACGCCACGTACTCTGTTGACACGTTCCTCTGTGTAAGCGGGTTCCTGATGGGCTTCATATACCTGAAGGTCATGCGCAAGGAAAAACCGGCGTTGTCTCTCGGGCTGTGTGTGATGCAGGTCGCCATGCAGACCATCAAACGATTCCTCAG ACTCACGCCAGCGTACATGATCATGATATTAGTGGCGATATTGAATTTTACCTATTACTCTAAGACTTCGACCTATGAGATAGTCGAGCAGCCCGACTCCAGTTGTACCAAATACTGGTGGAGGAATCTACTCTACATTAACAATCTGTACTCATGGGATGAACTG TGTCTCAGCTGGAGTTGGTACATAGCCAACGACATGCAGTACTTCCTATACGGCACCATTCTGCTGATCTTGTACAGCTG GCGATCATACGTCGCCTTGAGTTTGGGCGGTTTTACGTTGCTCAGCTGTATAGTATCGAACGGGTATTTGATATATGTTCTGGATTATGTTCCTTC GGTGGACGGCATGCACAGGACGCTGACAGAGATATATATGCGTCCTTGGCTCAGGATCGGACCGTTCCTCGTAGGAATGGCTACCGCGGTCATCCTGGATAAGATGGACAACAAAGCGCAGCTAACGAGG AGAAACCTAACGATCGGTTGGACTCTCGGCATTCTGTGCAATTGCTCGATTCTTTTCGCTGGAGTGGAAAGAGATCTACCGGTGTACGCGAGCGTTATCTACGGCTCCATGTCCAGAACATTCTGGGGCGTCGGCATATCGTGGCTAACATTCGCGTGCGTCACGAACAACGGAG GTATCGTGAACAAGATACTATCGTGTAAGCTGATGATACCTTTCAGCAGGCTCACGTTCTGTGCTTACCTCATGAACCCATTCATTATAAGCTCACTGAATTTGCACAATAAGTATCCCCATTACTTCGACATATTAGCAACG GGTAACGCGGGTATCGGAGTGATAGTCGTGACATACATCTGCAGTGCGATTCTTTCCTTGGTCGCAGAAGCGCCGGCCATAAATTTGTTAAGGATTCTGGCGAATCCGAAAAGAATGAAATGA